Genomic segment of Dromiciops gliroides isolate mDroGli1 chromosome 3, mDroGli1.pri, whole genome shotgun sequence:
AGAAGTGGGTACATTTGGGGTGGCGTTTGGTTGGAGGAGGAAAGTTGGCGCTGAGAGGCGGGACAGGGGCGGGGCCTGAGAGAAACACTGGTCAGGGGGCGGGGCTTGAGAGAAGCGAGCTGCAGGGGACTGGGAGCGACAACGAAGGGTCCGGCCTGAGTGCGAGGCTGGACGTGGAGGCAGAGGCTACTAAGATGGTCCCGGTGGGCGGGGGCGGAGTCCAGGGTCTCCTTACCCGGGACTGCAGGGGCAGCCAGGCGGACTCCGAAGCCCAGTCCCAAGTGCCCAAGGGCACCTCGACCTCGCCCAGGAAGAGGTTGCGGCCGAGGCTCTCGTGGTGCCACACGGAAAGGTGGAGCACGCGGCTGCCGAGCTCGGCCTGCTCCACCGAGTACTGGGGACGGGGAAAGCGGGGTGAAAAATGATGGGCGGTCCGCGTCCCACACACAGTGGGACCCTTTCCAGCCACGCCCTTCACGACCACGTCCCCTTCCCCGTGGCCCCGCCTCCAACACCTCGGACCTGTGGTTCGCCCCGCCCTGATCCTCCTCCAAGCCCCGCCCCTTTCTCGCCCCAGCCCTTCAAGTCCCACCCCCTAGGTCAGACACACTTCCTCAGATGCGCCCCTCGACGGCTCCCATCCCTAACAAGTtctactccccccccccgcccctcgcCCCGTCTCTCCCTCGCTTTGTGGCCTGTTTTGCCAAACCCGGGCCCGTCCTTTAATCCCCGCCCCCTCAGCCATGCCCACCCCATGGCTCTGCCCCCTAGCCCCACCTCCCTGGCCAGATTCTCGGCCCCGCCCCGTGGCCCCTTCTTACCCGCAGGGTCTCGTTGAACACCGGGTTCAGGTTGCGTTTCTTCACCGCTGTCTTGCGCTTGCTTTGCGGGGACTTGTCTGGGAGGAGGTAGCTTTTCACGTAGCTGGGGAGGAGGGCGCGGGCCGGGTTAGGGTCCAGGAGATCCCGGCCTAGGTCCGGGCCGAGGCTCCCCcagcctcccctgccccccactcaCGGGTCCGAGCGGCGTTTCCGGGCTGGGGCCAGCCCCTGGCACTGAATCACCTGCACCCTCAGCTCCCCGGGGACCGGCTGGTAGAGCAGCGAGAACTGGATGGAGCCGCGCACGGGCACCGCTCCCGCCTCGCCCTCGCTGTACAGACTCAGTTGGCTTCCGCTCAGCTGCGGGCACGACGGAGCGGTCAGGGACTCCGCAAGGGCACAGGTGCGGGGAAGCGGGCAGCAAAGCCACGGGCAAGGGAAGGGGACTCAGCGGGGGCACAGGCATGGCCAGGGGAAGGGGCACGCGGAGGAGGAAACCCGCCGAAGAGAGGCACCCAGCGACATCACGGGCGTCGGAAGGTGGCACCACTTACACAGGGATTGGGTAGAGACAGCGGCATGGGGACGGGACTAGGGGACTCACCGAGGATACAGGTATAGGGAGGGAGCCCAGAGAAAAGACGACCTATCCAGGCCAGGTAGAGAGCAAGTCGGGGTCTGGGCAGCCCCTATGCCCCTCCCCAAGGACCCTACGATACCCTCACCCCCGCCCCTTACCGTGGAGGAGCTGAGGCTGGAAACTGAGGAACTACTACTCAGCATGCGGTTGAAGGGGGGAGCCGAGCCCCGGCCCGGGGAACCTAAGGACTCCTCTTCCCCGTTCTCCAGGCTTTGGAGATCCGACTCAGGCTGGGGGATAGTAAGGGGGTAAGCTGCTGACGGCGCCCCCTCCAATTTCCTCCCGGAGAAGCCCCcatcccccctttcctccccaagCTCCCTCACCCCTTACTTGAGAGGGCTCAACTCGGGGGTCCTAGGAGTACGGACTTCCCTCCCTGGGCCCCCTGAGAACCCCGAGCTCGGGGGCCAGggaagtggggggggaggggcgtgCTCCAGGCCGTAATCTCCGCTCCACATCTTGGGAGCAGCCCGCTGGGAAAGCTCCGAGAGTCAGTCCTGCCTACCTGGACTAGGGGAGGGTTgggctcctccttctccttccctttccccttccactgAGGCTCGGGCTCTGGCCCTAGCCCcagctccggctccggctccgctTCCTGGACCTCTCTGGCTCtagcttcctcctccttcttcttttcctctttctcctcttccaccaccaccttctcctcctcccagcCTTCTACACCGGAGCTGGTGTCAGTACCTGGAACTACAAGAAAGAGTGCAGGTTGTGGAACaggccccctctccccccctacacacacacatacacaacctCCCACCACAACTTTTCCCTCCAAACCAAAGCAAGTGACTGTCCCAGCCCGGACACCCCCAAAGCTGGGAGAGGGCCCctccttcaaaaaacaaaaacctcgtGCAAAGGCTGAGCAAGTGTAGTGGACCATCCACTTTGGATCTCACCTGGAAAGTATTTTGGgctttctttgcatctttagcacatagtaggcccttaataaatgtttgttgactaactcTTCGCACACACAACGATTTATCTCagggaaattatataataaatgccTATCGATGACAATCTTAAGTTGAGAAAGGATTTCATAACACTCACacgagggggtgggagggggacaGGAGGTGTCAGAAGATATTTATTGGATTATAGAATGAATagaactggaaggagccttagaacagaATATGTCAAAAGTGGGGAGATACCTTAGAACATAGACCAGAAGAGCTggggagagaccttagaagacAGAAcatcagagccagaaggaaccttagaatacaGAAAGTCAGAGCTGAACAGGGAATGTCTGCGATGGAAGGAAGGAACTTTAGACCACGGAGTGTTAGCAATGTcgcataataataacaacagacaCGTAGGTGTcaatttaaggtttacatagcacttacagGATCTCCTCTGAGTTTCCCAACTCTTTCAGGTATGAACAAGCATCTTGCCtgatttatagataaggaaaccagcCCAGAAGGGTTGTGACAAGCTAATGGACACTAGGGGGCaccagaatcaagaagacctgagttcaaatgtgaccgcAGACTATTGTGAAACACTAGCTGTATTTATCCTGAACAAGACGTTAAACCTCCacctgcctcaggttcctcaactgaaaaatggggataacacttAGCTCTCAGGGTTGTCCTGAGGATTATGTGccatgatatttataaagcacctgccacatgagcacttaataaatgcttatttccttccatgATCACAACACAAATACTTGAACCGAGGCATGTTTTGGGCCcctgtcttcctaactccaacccCAGTACTCTGTGTACCACACCATGCAGTTCCAAGCCCTTATCACTTAATATTGTGTAGTACAGCTATCTGTGTTGGTGTCTTATCTTCTTGATAGattgcaaattccttgagggtagaggacAAAATCATCTCTGGATTTTGTCTCTCTCCCCAGCAGGGTGTTCTGCACTCAGATGGAACCcaataaatgttaactgattaACTGTCAGAGACCCTAGGACATAGAAAGTTGGAACACAGGTTGTCCTGCTTGAAGTTACCTcagaacaaccaccaccaagtTAGAGCTGGGAAAAGCCTAAATCCATCTCATCCtggggttctttttttgggggggaggcaggataatgagggttaagtgacttgcccagggtcacacagctagtaagtgtcaagtgtctgaggtcacattcaaactcaggtccctctgaatccagggcctgtgctttctccactgtgccacctagctgccccacaggggTTCTTGACTTAAGGCCCACCAACCCCAAAAGGTCCAGAGATTTGGGAAAGGTCTCttatttttaacaatattttGATCACTGTTTTAACAAGAATgtaaataatgtttaataaataagaatttaaataattggtttccttttcaatccttattttattttatgcatttaaaatcttATGCAAATTGTTAAAATGGAAAATCTTCCCCAGCAATTTCAGCAGACTGCCAGAGCagtccatgaaacaaaaaaaggctaagaaccatGGCTGTTGTCCCCACCTCTCACTGAGCCAGATGGGAGCTTTAGTCCTGACTTTGCTGCCACCTGTTTGCACTGCCTTGGGTAACTTACTTCCCCTCTTGAAGCAGctgctggtgcagtggatagagggcagggatagagttcaaatccagcctcagactctgagcaagtcacctaacttctttaTGCCtcactcatctgtaaactggTCCCTGccatccagggttgttgtgaggatcaaatgggataatacttgggggaggggtgggggagaattaTTGTTTAATACAGTGTCTGGCAATAGagtaatcactatataaatggagTCTTCCCTTATCTCTGGCTCTCTtggtcctccccccaccccaccccaccccacctccccatttGAAATAAGGGAGGAGGGTTTATATTCACACACCTTTTCAGTTTTGACAATCTTTaaggcccctccagctctgacatttatgttctgaggtccttccaactctgacatcctgtgttctaaggtcctttccactttgacatcccatgttctaagggccctcccagctctaacattctagatTCTGAGGCCCttctcagctctgatattctgtgttctaagatccctcccaactctaacaaTCAATGAGTTTATGAAaggtgactcacccaaggtcacacagcattaATGGCAAAACTAGAATCcagcctcctgactcccagttcaggTCTCATTCCAAGATGACTgaactttttatttgtttctcctAGTACCAGTTCTGCCTACTCCCTCCAGTATTTTCTTTCTCCGGCCCTCTCCCCACACAAGGCTGCTCACCTGCCTGGACCTGGGAACCAGGTTCTTCCTCagttggggctggggctggagcctggagggacagagaagaggaaggctggggaggggggagggtgtgaggaggagagagtgaagaatgAGAGGTCAGAGGTCAAAGTTTGGTACCTGGGTCCTGAGCCTGAGGGTGGGGCTGAGAAACCAGAGCTGTGGGACCAGCTCAGCCTGTCCTAGAGCTACCTCCTCCCACTCTCACTGAATAGCTTGCTTGACTCCCCCCTCAGGGCCAGGCCTGACCTAAGGTTTGTGGGAGGAGGTGACTGTGAGCCTGATTCAGGGCCTTATAGACTCAGCCCTCCTGGGCTCCAGTCCCACAAAAGTCCAACCCCAGCCCAGGGCAGTCATCTCCTGCCTGACTCAGTTGACAAATCGTGCCCCATTCACCACAGCTGCATCCCCAGGGTTCTCTCAGCTCCCCACTCACCTCGGCTTCACTGACCCTTTCTGGAGTGGGCACCTCCAAGCATAGCCTGAGACTGAAGGGAAAAGGATGTCAGGGAAAGGACTCTGGTCTTCTGGGGCTCTCAGCCCCATTGGCATCCCATAggctcccttcccctcttacctggagcccacctcctcctcctcgggCTCTCCTTCACTCCCCAGCTCTGGCTCACCTGTGCCAAAGTAAGGGCCTCAGTGTTCCCTACCCCCAGAGTCCTTGCACCCATTGGGCAGGCTAGGTACAGTGTTCCAGTCCTCCCAGCAGAGACATTCTGCCCCTTATGTCTAGGTCAAGGAAGAAATGTGTGGAAGTTCATAGGGACAATGCAGGTGGACAAGCCCAAGAGGCTGACCATGCTGAACCACAAGGAGAACTGGAGAGGGATAGGAAATATGTGCCAAGCTAATCAGGGACATGTGGAAGGGGCACCAAGGACCACAAACTGGGGACCCAAATGCCTACTTTCTGCCTGGCACTGTTCAGAGACAGGGGGAAGGGCTCAGAATGGAAACTCCTAGGGGCCTCTGGTCCCTGGAATGATGGCTCCTCACCCCTGGACCTCTTCTTCCGGCGAATGGAGGCTCGAACAAGGTCAGAGCCCAGGCGGGCATGGCGGTGCCGCTGGGAGCGGGCATCTCTGAACCAATCGCCTGTCAGGGTCTTTAGCTGCCCAGGGTCCACCAGTGATGCTCGAAGTTTGCTGAGGAGATTGGCAACGTGGGCATTGATTGTTGCTGTCCCTGATAGAAGCTTTAATGCTTCAGGCTTAGCAACTCGCCCTAACCCTTGCATCCTCCCAGTCCCCTTccccctcagcctcctctcccctttcccaagGCTTCTTTCCTCAGTTATACTCAGTAACTAGATGCTCACAGAATTATAGAaacttagagctggaggggacctcagcAGACATCTACAGCCCCCGTCCAGCAAAGATCTGCTTGATGACCTCTGAAGAAGAGGAACCCACTCCCCGCCACCTTGGACAGCTCCCACGGCCGTCGAGATGGGCCTCTTTGCACTTTGTACCATTGCTCCAGATTCTCCCTCCTGTACTCCAATGGAACAAGCACAAGCCTTCTTCTCCATGATACATGAGAAGCTGGTTggaatagtgaatagagagccggCTGTAgaaataggaagacctgagttcaagttctaacTGATGCATCCTGGCTTGGGcacttagaaaaatcacttttagtGTTATCTAAGACTCAAAGTAGGGGGGGAAAAAGAGACCTGCTTGCATTGGTCTcatgcctcaagtctcccccttTTCCAATCTCTCCTCTACTCACCTGTCAAGTTGagcttcctaaagctcaggtcccACCACATCACCTCCCTATTCACtaaactccactggcttcctatggcctccaggagcaaataaaataacacaaaatCCTCTGGATGAT
This window contains:
- the SYTL1 gene encoding synaptotagmin-like protein 1 isoform X2 — translated: MAYEVEGDTLLDLSFLTEEEQDAIASVLSRDARLRQLEEGRVSKLRASLVDPGQLKTLTGDWFRDARSQRHRHARLGSDLVRASIRRKKRSRGEPELGSEGEPEEEEVGSSLRLCLEVPTPERVSEAEAPAPAPTEEEPGSQVQAVPGTDTSSGVEGWEEEKVVVEEEKEEKKKEEEARAREVQEAEPEPELGLGPEPEPQWKGKGKEKEEPNPPLVQPESDLQSLENGEEESLGSPGRGSAPPFNRMLSSSSSVSSLSSSTLSGSQLSLYSEGEAGAVPVRGSIQFSLLYQPVPGELRVQVIQCQGLAPARKRRSDPYVKSYLLPDKSPQSKRKTAVKKRNLNPVFNETLRYSVEQAELGSRVLHLSVWHHESLGRNLFLGEVEVPLGTWDWASESAWLPLQSRAPPSPDGLPSRGQLSLALKFIPAGAEGSGLPASGELHFWVKDAQNLIPFRSGPLDSYIQCSVLPDDSRASRQRTRVVRRSLSPVFNHTMVYDGFESADLHQACAELTLWDHGTLGSRLMGGTRLSLGTGSSYGLQVPWMDSTPEEQQLWQMLLARPCEWVDGLLPLRTNLAPRT
- the SYTL1 gene encoding synaptotagmin-like protein 1 isoform X5, translated to MPAPSGTAMPAWALTLFEPPFAGRRGPGAPAPAPTEEEPGSQVQAVPGTDTSSGVEGWEEEKVVVEEEKEEKKKEEEARAREVQEAEPEPELGLGPEPEPQWKGKGKEKEEPNPPLVQPESDLQSLENGEEESLGSPGRGSAPPFNRMLSSSSSVSSLSSSTLSGSQLSLYSEGEAGAVPVRGSIQFSLLYQPVPGELRVQVIQCQGLAPARKRRSDPYVKSYLLPDKSPQSKRKTAVKKRNLNPVFNETLRYSVEQAELGSRVLHLSVWHHESLGRNLFLGEVEVPLGTWDWASESAWLPLQSRAPPSPDGLPSRGQLSLALKFIPAGAEGSGLPASGELHFWVKDAQNLIPFRSGPLDSYIQCSVLPDDSRASRQRTRVVRRSLSPVFNHTMVYDGFESADLHQACAELTLWDHGTLGSRLMGGTRLSLGTGSSYGLQVPWMDSTPEEQQLWQMLLARPCEWVDGLLPLRTNLAPRT
- the SYTL1 gene encoding synaptotagmin-like protein 1 isoform X1, with the protein product MAYEVEGDTLLDLSFLTEEEQDAIASVLSRDARLRQLEEGRVSKLRASLVDPGQLKTLTGDWFRDARSQRHRHARLGSDLVRASIRRKKRSRGEPELGSEGEPEEEEVGSSLRLCLEVPTPERVSEAEPSSSLSLQAPAPAPTEEEPGSQVQAVPGTDTSSGVEGWEEEKVVVEEEKEEKKKEEEARAREVQEAEPEPELGLGPEPEPQWKGKGKEKEEPNPPLVQPESDLQSLENGEEESLGSPGRGSAPPFNRMLSSSSSVSSLSSSTLSGSQLSLYSEGEAGAVPVRGSIQFSLLYQPVPGELRVQVIQCQGLAPARKRRSDPYVKSYLLPDKSPQSKRKTAVKKRNLNPVFNETLRYSVEQAELGSRVLHLSVWHHESLGRNLFLGEVEVPLGTWDWASESAWLPLQSRAPPSPDGLPSRGQLSLALKFIPAGAEGSGLPASGELHFWVKDAQNLIPFRSGPLDSYIQCSVLPDDSRASRQRTRVVRRSLSPVFNHTMVYDGFESADLHQACAELTLWDHGTLGSRLMGGTRLSLGTGSSYGLQVPWMDSTPEEQQLWQMLLARPCEWVDGLLPLRTNLAPRT
- the SYTL1 gene encoding synaptotagmin-like protein 1 isoform X4 codes for the protein MPAPSGTAMPAWALTLFEPPFAGRRGPGPSSSLSLQAPAPAPTEEEPGSQVQAVPGTDTSSGVEGWEEEKVVVEEEKEEKKKEEEARAREVQEAEPEPELGLGPEPEPQWKGKGKEKEEPNPPLVQPESDLQSLENGEEESLGSPGRGSAPPFNRMLSSSSSVSSLSSSTLSGSQLSLYSEGEAGAVPVRGSIQFSLLYQPVPGELRVQVIQCQGLAPARKRRSDPYVKSYLLPDKSPQSKRKTAVKKRNLNPVFNETLRYSVEQAELGSRVLHLSVWHHESLGRNLFLGEVEVPLGTWDWASESAWLPLQSRAPPSPDGLPSRGQLSLALKFIPAGAEGSGLPASGELHFWVKDAQNLIPFRSGPLDSYIQCSVLPDDSRASRQRTRVVRRSLSPVFNHTMVYDGFESADLHQACAELTLWDHGTLGSRLMGGTRLSLGTGSSYGLQVPWMDSTPEEQQLWQMLLARPCEWVDGLLPLRTNLAPRT
- the SYTL1 gene encoding synaptotagmin-like protein 1 isoform X3 — translated: MAYEVEGDTLLDLSFLTEEEQDAIASVLSRDARLRQLEEGRVSKLRASLVDPGQLKTLTGDWFRDARSQRHRHARLGSDLVRASIRRKKRSRGEPELGSEGEPEEEEAPAPAPTEEEPGSQVQAVPGTDTSSGVEGWEEEKVVVEEEKEEKKKEEEARAREVQEAEPEPELGLGPEPEPQWKGKGKEKEEPNPPLVQPESDLQSLENGEEESLGSPGRGSAPPFNRMLSSSSSVSSLSSSTLSGSQLSLYSEGEAGAVPVRGSIQFSLLYQPVPGELRVQVIQCQGLAPARKRRSDPYVKSYLLPDKSPQSKRKTAVKKRNLNPVFNETLRYSVEQAELGSRVLHLSVWHHESLGRNLFLGEVEVPLGTWDWASESAWLPLQSRAPPSPDGLPSRGQLSLALKFIPAGAEGSGLPASGELHFWVKDAQNLIPFRSGPLDSYIQCSVLPDDSRASRQRTRVVRRSLSPVFNHTMVYDGFESADLHQACAELTLWDHGTLGSRLMGGTRLSLGTGSSYGLQVPWMDSTPEEQQLWQMLLARPCEWVDGLLPLRTNLAPRT